One part of the Tunicatimonas pelagia genome encodes these proteins:
- a CDS encoding outer membrane beta-barrel protein produces MILIKRTFTLLTLVIFGAYGSLLAQSNTEGLFLNIGIASSSHSSDLRVENTNLDVFDGDRGAGLNLKAGYGFSPLFTLYVGYHIAGMERDGTDIPFWNGDDEYALSLFELGGRFTFLDNNSSFRPYADVALSSVVAVFDDDPETSAKGGAISLGGGAQYFINEIFAVDANLMLSPGAFNDVVFFDNDAGVDDDKGFFITRLSLGLNVYPFQ; encoded by the coding sequence ATGATACTAATTAAAAGGACTTTTACGCTATTGACGCTTGTTATCTTCGGAGCATACGGATCACTGCTGGCCCAGTCCAATACCGAAGGTTTGTTTCTGAACATCGGGATAGCCAGCAGCAGCCACAGCTCGGATCTTCGGGTAGAAAATACCAATCTGGATGTGTTTGATGGGGATAGAGGAGCAGGACTGAATTTGAAAGCAGGCTATGGATTTTCGCCGTTGTTTACTCTGTATGTGGGCTACCATATTGCGGGTATGGAACGTGACGGTACTGACATTCCGTTCTGGAACGGTGACGACGAATACGCACTGAGCCTGTTTGAATTAGGTGGGCGGTTTACGTTTTTGGATAACAACAGTAGTTTTCGGCCCTACGCCGATGTAGCTCTATCCAGCGTAGTGGCTGTGTTTGATGATGATCCGGAAACCAGTGCTAAAGGTGGAGCTATCTCACTAGGGGGAGGTGCCCAGTACTTCATTAACGAAATATTTGCGGTAGACGCGAACTTAATGCTAAGCCCCGGTGCTTTTAACGACGTAGTTTTCTTTGACAACGATGCTGGGGTAGATGACGATAAAGGCTTTTTTATTACCCGATTATCCTTAGGGCTGAACGTGTATCCTTTTCAGTAG
- a CDS encoding Crp/Fnr family transcriptional regulator gives MLLSQKPFHLQHLKKELEHFGKLSEACWTDIRGNLKEKTLEKGQFFSRKGQYNREFAFVSSGIGRIYITTKNGDEFTKYFFQQNDFLIASIEPQMPSQVNVQALTEICYTYVPFSTFDSLISRYNELSQILNRLLLGYFGKKQQREINLLSNSATENYKLFLQEYPELETKIPHYHIASHLGITPVQLSRIRKNLAH, from the coding sequence ATGTTACTCAGTCAAAAGCCGTTTCATCTTCAGCATTTAAAAAAAGAACTTGAGCACTTCGGCAAATTGTCAGAGGCCTGTTGGACTGATATTCGGGGTAATCTTAAGGAAAAGACACTGGAGAAAGGTCAGTTTTTCTCACGAAAAGGGCAGTACAACCGTGAGTTTGCTTTCGTTTCTTCTGGAATCGGCAGAATATACATCACCACCAAAAATGGAGATGAGTTCACTAAGTATTTCTTTCAGCAGAATGATTTTTTGATAGCAAGCATTGAACCCCAGATGCCGAGCCAAGTAAACGTTCAAGCACTTACGGAAATTTGCTACACTTATGTTCCATTTTCGACCTTCGATTCGCTGATTAGCAGATATAATGAGTTATCTCAAATTTTAAATAGGCTTCTCCTGGGCTATTTCGGAAAAAAACAGCAGCGAGAGATTAATTTACTTTCCAACAGTGCCACGGAGAACTATAAGCTTTTTCTACAAGAATATCCGGAGTTAGAAACCAAGATTCCTCACTACCACATTGCCAGCCATCTAGGAATCACACCTGTACAATTAAGTAGAATCAGGAAAAATTTAGCTCATTAA
- a CDS encoding cysteine hydrolase — MSQTIELMIQKIKFSLLMATILNSSLAFSQNVYDSLQLDSSNTAIIVIEFQKTWTQKGNFLNRLIRKPLRKNKIIPKTKSFLDSARQRGYTIIHTPLILDKNNKEEYRKMPFMPKLMGAFTANTWKAEFEEGIRKDTDIVAVGRTGFDACEGSNLQELVQGYQNLLVAGFLTDQCVEATMKTLKKNGHNCIMISNGTATNFKSVQRKVEKRNHSIKTDELLTVMN, encoded by the coding sequence TTGTCTCAAACGATTGAATTGATGATTCAAAAAATAAAATTTTCACTTCTTATGGCGACAATTTTGAACAGCTCTCTAGCTTTTTCCCAGAACGTGTATGATAGTTTGCAGCTTGACAGCTCAAATACTGCGATTATTGTAATCGAATTTCAAAAGACCTGGACACAAAAAGGAAACTTTCTGAATCGCCTTATTCGTAAGCCACTCAGAAAAAACAAAATAATCCCTAAGACTAAATCCTTCCTAGACTCAGCCAGACAAAGAGGGTATACCATTATCCATACCCCACTTATACTGGATAAAAACAACAAAGAGGAATATAGGAAGATGCCGTTTATGCCTAAGTTGATGGGTGCTTTCACTGCTAACACCTGGAAAGCTGAGTTTGAAGAAGGCATAAGAAAAGATACTGATATAGTGGCTGTTGGAAGAACAGGGTTTGATGCGTGTGAGGGAAGTAACCTTCAGGAGTTAGTGCAGGGCTATCAGAACTTACTAGTAGCAGGATTTCTGACCGATCAGTGCGTGGAAGCAACGATGAAAACACTGAAAAAAAACGGTCATAACTGCATTATGATCTCTAATGGTACAGCTACCAACTTTAAAAGCGTACAGCGAAAGGTAGAAAAGCGAAACCATTCCATAAAAACAGATGAGTTACTGACTGTTATGAACTAA
- a CDS encoding mandelate racemase/muconate lactonizing enzyme family protein, giving the protein MSPRINRRSFLQQATLTSAGAIFLPVLPGLSRPSIADPIIPDLKKKLGGPVMIESVELLKYKKEFVTIVTSTDGVQGICVGNGKLASMLTFFGRQIKPFFERKDATQIEPLLEAVMNFRRNYKYAGMTLWNSVAQVELATLDMLGKTAQLPVSQLLGEVVRTEVPIYMSSTLRSTTAEEEVEWVGKRIAETGAKAAKLKIGGRMSKNVDAYPGRSEDLIRLSRETWGDAFTIYMDANGSYDVPNAIEMGKFMQDYNIGFYEEPVFWEDFAGTKAVNEGLAMPVVGGEQDSSLPKWEWMIKSGAIDTAQPDIMYNGGMIRTLQVAKMAADTGIDCTLHSPKRNAIASCMLHFAAITPNIDPFQEYRAKLDGYSDLSPDFPVKNGMVQVPTEPGFGVDYDLDFLKKFKTV; this is encoded by the coding sequence ATGTCACCTCGAATCAATCGCCGTAGCTTCCTACAGCAAGCGACTCTTACCTCGGCAGGGGCCATTTTTCTTCCCGTACTGCCCGGTCTGTCTCGCCCTTCTATTGCTGATCCGATTATTCCTGACCTTAAGAAAAAGCTCGGTGGCCCGGTGATGATTGAATCAGTGGAGTTGCTTAAGTATAAAAAAGAGTTTGTCACTATTGTTACTTCTACTGATGGGGTGCAGGGTATTTGCGTAGGCAATGGCAAGTTGGCTAGTATGCTCACATTTTTTGGTCGGCAGATCAAACCTTTTTTTGAAAGAAAAGACGCTACGCAAATTGAGCCTCTGCTGGAGGCGGTAATGAACTTCCGGAGGAATTATAAGTACGCCGGAATGACCCTGTGGAATAGTGTGGCGCAAGTAGAACTGGCTACCTTGGATATGCTAGGTAAAACCGCTCAATTGCCAGTGAGTCAACTTTTAGGTGAAGTTGTGCGTACCGAGGTACCTATTTATATGTCTAGCACCCTACGTTCTACTACTGCTGAAGAAGAAGTGGAGTGGGTTGGCAAACGAATTGCGGAGACCGGCGCGAAAGCTGCTAAGCTCAAAATTGGGGGACGGATGAGCAAAAACGTGGATGCTTACCCCGGCCGGTCAGAAGATCTTATCCGGTTGTCGCGAGAAACTTGGGGTGATGCTTTTACGATTTACATGGATGCTAATGGTTCCTACGATGTGCCTAACGCCATTGAGATGGGTAAGTTCATGCAAGATTACAATATTGGGTTCTACGAAGAACCGGTGTTCTGGGAAGATTTTGCCGGTACCAAAGCCGTAAACGAAGGACTGGCTATGCCTGTAGTGGGCGGTGAACAAGATAGCAGTCTACCCAAATGGGAGTGGATGATTAAGAGTGGGGCGATTGATACTGCCCAACCCGATATTATGTACAACGGCGGGATGATCCGCACGCTACAGGTAGCGAAGATGGCTGCCGACACGGGAATTGACTGTACGTTACACTCGCCTAAACGTAACGCCATTGCTTCTTGTATGCTACACTTTGCGGCTATCACTCCCAATATTGACCCCTTTCAGGAGTATCGGGCGAAGTTGGATGGCTACTCTGACCTATCGCCTGACTTCCCGGTAAAGAACGGTATGGTACAAGTGCCTACTGAGCCAGGTTTTGGAGTGGACTACGACCTGGATTTTCTGAAGAAATTTAAGACAGTATAG
- a CDS encoding FecR family protein, which produces MSAPDYKHLQRYFREQATLEEAQEVLTWLATAEGQRFYSAYLDERIRKESTGANLTGEVDIRMVIQTIESQTRQPKQLYPYYTVAAAIVLLLLAGAVFWINRTPEWSTLSTVYGETQSVALADGTQVILNANSVMRYRTEDPREVWLEGEAFFQVKHTEADAPFHVNTSDLVVYVLGTEFNVNTRRAKTDVVLNQGKVVLSLPANNADSTVEMQPGDRVRYSKAKQTVEKQIANPQVYTAWTQGTMILNHTPLREVFQRIEDIYGVRVEASDPSVLGQELSGQVDQDLELIILLIEKSFDITITHRANVLYLN; this is translated from the coding sequence ATGTCAGCACCCGACTATAAGCATTTACAACGTTACTTTCGCGAGCAGGCCACCCTGGAAGAAGCCCAAGAGGTGCTAACGTGGTTGGCTACTGCCGAGGGGCAGCGTTTTTATAGTGCCTACCTCGACGAACGTATCCGCAAAGAAAGCACCGGGGCTAATCTGACTGGTGAGGTAGATATACGAATGGTAATACAAACCATAGAAAGCCAAACCAGGCAGCCGAAGCAACTGTATCCCTACTATACGGTAGCGGCAGCGATTGTACTGCTACTCCTGGCGGGAGCTGTCTTCTGGATAAACCGAACGCCTGAGTGGAGTACACTGAGTACGGTTTACGGAGAAACTCAGTCCGTAGCATTAGCTGACGGCACCCAAGTGATACTCAACGCTAACTCTGTGATGCGCTACCGTACTGAAGACCCGCGTGAGGTATGGCTGGAGGGGGAAGCTTTTTTTCAGGTAAAGCATACCGAAGCAGATGCCCCCTTTCACGTTAATACTTCAGATTTGGTAGTATATGTGCTAGGTACTGAGTTCAATGTAAATACCCGCCGGGCTAAAACCGATGTAGTACTGAACCAGGGTAAAGTAGTGCTGTCACTACCTGCAAACAATGCTGATTCTACGGTAGAGATGCAGCCAGGTGACCGAGTACGCTATTCCAAAGCTAAGCAAACAGTAGAAAAGCAAATAGCAAACCCCCAGGTGTACACGGCCTGGACCCAGGGCACTATGATCCTGAACCATACTCCGCTACGCGAGGTGTTTCAACGGATTGAAGATATTTACGGAGTGCGCGTAGAGGCCTCTGACCCATCTGTGCTTGGGCAAGAACTTAGCGGTCAGGTAGACCAAGACCTGGAACTTATTATTTTACTGATAGAAAAAAGCTTTGATATAACCATCACCCATCGGGCCAACGTGCTTTATTTGAACTAG
- a CDS encoding SusC/RagA family TonB-linked outer membrane protein — MKSKRTRFLYVFTQRLMYGTFLLGGVLSSASIAQTQQLALNAVAQSVPEQQTSQLHNVLDQLGQTYQVRFVYDSKLVDGKEVASEQLQTTSDAEALEVALQRILRSHRLTFEKVQDGYYVIKQGTSRSPQKIPSEEIEAVTAPPTINKRVLDGAAGSRAAPLAPVEQTISGTVTDLTDNSPLPGVNVLAKGTSAGTVTDVEGKYRLTVEDDVTTLVFTSVGFSTEEIEIVGRSTIDVAMAPSIESLQEVVVVGYGTQERQDVTGSITSVSPEEIQNVPVTAVDALLQGRAAGVQVVQSSGAPGNANYVRIRGNNSLFGENRPLFVIDGVPMNEVDDEVLGGGGQQATGNNDINPNDIASIEILKDASATAIYGSRASNGVVLITTKRGKSGKAKFEFNTYTGVQEVWRQLDVLNAQQYENYVVESITNENRFRNPNNQIAIPDEIRANGTNTNWQDEIFRTAPISSYNLSMTAGNDKTQYFTSLSYFDQQGTVRGQAYDRFTGRINIDHQATERIKIGSSLTLSYSNNERVFADFDGRNPIGAALIARPNLPVTDETGNYTQDQLTDNLNPVQLTQEIPFTSVQKRVIGNVFAEYQPLENLTLKTTWGIDNLSDRQLRYIPNTLLGVEFAESRAAQYEELVWLIETTAAYNLILNENNDFTFLVGNTLQSSDENFLRAGGSQAGSNIVPTVNAISVAELPRQQVSTWGLVSYFGRMNYTHRNKYLVSATLRADGSSRFPEGNKWGVFPAISAGWRISEENFLQEVSFLDDLKVRASYGVVGNQELGNNFPGRAAYVTGSNYTSSFPGIRIANIPNPDLSWESTAQTNIGLDVSVFRGRVNVTADVYRKLTSDLIFRKNIPRTAGFFGIANFFNLGEVENRGLDLAINTVNLDGELKWSTTFNINFNRNKIESLPGFDPENPTATDFFIEQEGGFDTDGTRTVFRVGEPIGSFYGWFVAGVDPETGGVLYVDTNDDGGLGFDDRTIFGNAQPLHTGGFSNDFSYKGLDLSVFMQWSYGNDVYNQTGAVLEQMSGYNNQGTNVLNRWQNPGDQTDIPIAVFNDVTGRFTPGANNTEISDRFLEDGSFLRVKNITLGYSLPNSLIERINLSRLRIYGSVRNAFTFTDYSGFDPESQNTAASTSIGVDYLTQPVPRTFILGLDLQF; from the coding sequence ATGAAGTCAAAACGTACTCGTTTTCTGTATGTCTTTACCCAAAGGCTAATGTACGGCACTTTCCTCCTCGGGGGAGTACTCAGCAGTGCATCCATCGCCCAAACGCAACAACTGGCATTAAATGCGGTTGCTCAGTCAGTTCCTGAACAGCAAACCTCCCAATTGCACAATGTGCTTGACCAGTTGGGACAAACCTACCAGGTCCGGTTTGTCTACGACAGTAAACTGGTAGATGGCAAAGAAGTGGCTTCCGAACAACTTCAGACTACTTCAGATGCTGAAGCCCTTGAGGTTGCCCTACAAAGAATTTTGCGGTCGCACCGCCTTACTTTTGAGAAGGTACAAGATGGTTACTATGTGATTAAGCAAGGTACCTCCAGGTCTCCTCAAAAGATACCTTCCGAAGAAATAGAAGCTGTAACTGCGCCCCCTACGATAAATAAGCGAGTATTGGATGGAGCTGCTGGCTCCCGAGCGGCACCTCTTGCCCCAGTGGAGCAGACAATCAGTGGTACGGTGACCGACCTTACTGATAATTCTCCGCTACCGGGGGTCAATGTACTTGCTAAAGGCACTTCTGCCGGAACGGTAACTGATGTGGAAGGTAAGTATCGCCTCACCGTAGAAGATGACGTTACCACCTTAGTTTTTACATCAGTAGGTTTCAGTACTGAAGAAATTGAAATTGTGGGTCGGTCCACGATTGATGTAGCGATGGCCCCAAGTATTGAATCGTTACAAGAAGTGGTTGTAGTAGGCTACGGCACCCAAGAACGCCAGGATGTGACCGGAAGTATCACTTCGGTGAGTCCGGAAGAGATTCAAAACGTACCGGTGACAGCAGTAGATGCCTTATTACAAGGTCGGGCGGCTGGGGTGCAAGTGGTGCAAAGCTCCGGCGCACCTGGCAATGCCAACTACGTGCGGATACGCGGTAATAATTCGCTGTTCGGGGAGAACCGCCCCTTGTTTGTGATTGATGGGGTTCCGATGAATGAGGTAGATGATGAAGTGTTGGGAGGGGGAGGACAGCAGGCTACCGGTAACAATGATATTAATCCTAACGACATCGCCTCCATTGAAATACTAAAGGATGCCTCAGCTACCGCTATCTATGGTTCGCGGGCTTCTAACGGGGTAGTGCTGATTACAACCAAGCGCGGAAAATCCGGAAAAGCGAAATTTGAGTTCAATACCTACACCGGCGTGCAAGAGGTATGGCGACAACTCGATGTGCTTAACGCTCAGCAGTACGAAAACTATGTTGTAGAGTCTATTACAAACGAAAACCGGTTTCGCAATCCCAACAATCAGATAGCCATTCCGGACGAAATCAGGGCGAACGGTACAAATACCAACTGGCAGGATGAAATCTTCCGAACGGCTCCTATTTCCAGCTACAATCTATCGATGACGGCCGGAAACGATAAGACCCAGTACTTTACTTCCCTAAGCTACTTCGATCAGCAAGGCACCGTACGAGGACAGGCCTACGACCGATTTACGGGACGGATTAACATTGACCACCAGGCCACGGAGCGAATTAAAATAGGCAGCAGCTTAACGTTAAGTTACTCTAACAACGAACGGGTTTTTGCAGATTTCGACGGGCGCAACCCTATCGGAGCAGCACTCATCGCCCGGCCTAATCTACCCGTAACCGATGAAACCGGAAACTACACCCAAGATCAGCTTACCGACAACCTAAACCCGGTACAGCTTACTCAAGAGATTCCGTTTACCAGCGTTCAAAAAAGGGTGATTGGTAATGTATTTGCTGAGTACCAACCCCTTGAGAACCTTACGCTGAAAACAACCTGGGGAATAGATAATCTGAGCGACCGGCAACTGCGCTACATCCCCAATACGCTACTGGGAGTTGAGTTCGCTGAATCGCGGGCGGCTCAGTACGAAGAACTTGTTTGGTTGATTGAAACTACCGCCGCCTACAACCTCATTCTTAACGAAAATAATGATTTCACTTTTTTAGTAGGAAACACGCTGCAAAGCTCTGACGAGAACTTTCTGCGAGCGGGCGGAAGTCAGGCGGGTAGTAATATTGTGCCTACGGTTAACGCTATTTCCGTGGCCGAACTACCCCGGCAACAAGTATCCACCTGGGGCCTCGTCTCGTATTTTGGGCGAATGAATTATACCCACCGGAATAAGTATTTGGTATCGGCTACCTTACGGGCGGACGGTTCATCTCGCTTTCCGGAAGGAAACAAGTGGGGCGTATTCCCGGCTATATCTGCCGGTTGGCGAATTAGTGAAGAAAACTTCTTGCAAGAGGTCAGTTTCTTGGATGACCTGAAAGTAAGAGCCAGCTACGGGGTGGTTGGAAACCAGGAGCTCGGTAACAATTTTCCCGGGCGAGCCGCCTACGTTACTGGCTCCAACTATACCAGTTCCTTCCCTGGCATTAGGATTGCTAATATTCCTAACCCCGATTTATCTTGGGAATCTACGGCTCAGACTAATATTGGTCTAGATGTGTCCGTATTCCGAGGGCGGGTTAACGTTACGGCTGATGTGTACCGGAAACTGACCAGCGACCTTATTTTCCGCAAAAACATCCCACGAACCGCCGGATTCTTCGGGATAGCTAATTTCTTCAATCTGGGTGAGGTCGAGAACCGGGGACTCGACTTAGCCATCAACACCGTTAATCTTGATGGCGAACTTAAGTGGTCTACCACCTTTAATATCAATTTTAACCGCAACAAAATAGAAAGCTTACCGGGCTTCGATCCCGAAAACCCTACCGCTACGGATTTCTTTATAGAACAGGAAGGCGGTTTCGATACGGATGGCACCCGCACCGTATTTCGGGTAGGCGAACCCATCGGTTCGTTTTACGGCTGGTTTGTGGCGGGGGTTGATCCGGAAACAGGCGGCGTGTTGTACGTAGACACCAACGATGACGGAGGGCTGGGTTTTGACGATAGAACGATCTTCGGCAACGCCCAACCATTGCATACCGGAGGATTCTCTAACGACTTTAGCTACAAGGGATTAGACCTGTCGGTGTTTATGCAGTGGTCTTATGGCAACGATGTGTACAACCAAACCGGGGCGGTGCTGGAGCAGATGTCGGGCTACAACAACCAAGGCACCAATGTTCTGAATCGCTGGCAAAACCCTGGAGATCAGACGGATATTCCTATCGCAGTGTTTAACGATGTAACCGGGCGGTTTACTCCGGGGGCCAACAATACCGAAATATCCGATCGGTTTTTGGAAGATGGTTCCTTCCTTCGAGTAAAGAATATCACCCTGGGGTACAGTCTGCCCAATAGCTTGATAGAACGAATTAACCTAAGCCGCCTGCGGATTTATGGCTCGGTAAGAAATGCTTTTACATTTACCGACTACTCAGGCTTTGACCCCGAATCGCAAAATACGGCAGCGTCTACGTCCATTGGGGTTGACTATCTTACCCAACCGGTTCCCCGAACGTTTATCCTCGGCTTAGACCTACAATTTTAA
- a CDS encoding RagB/SusD family nutrient uptake outer membrane protein: MKTKLYIGLIVSTLFLLGACGDLLNPEPVDSILADNFWQTAEHAEAGISAIYDGVAFDNMMRNLISFTVIASDEARNVPGTSGARQRMEDHQYTAQRQGNTRDLWRNTYLRMQWANDALENIPQISDSRLDVNNKRENLLGEAHFVRAYQYFYLTRLYGRVPLVLDVTKTVEEEAVNVTRNSLPEVFDQIISDLEQAIDLLPEEQETEQFTRIRATKGAARALLAKVYLWRGHKDFGGGNADFEEAASLAEQVISSSLYSLVDGVNYADIFTVNGQLTSESIWEISFENDEVNGNALHNEFQPGPIGRVRNVPTQKLLDAFDARPGDLRRAITIKEVDVPEDNNNELFYTGKHEQVGLDDPNVVVLRLADIILVRAEALNELGRTTEAIDLLNQIRTRAGLAPVTVSSQDEVRNAILEERLVELAFEGKRWYDLKRHDIAVQEVESLSEENGNTHQVLWPVPQDDRDRNPNLDQNPGYQ; the protein is encoded by the coding sequence ATGAAAACGAAACTATACATTGGACTAATCGTGTCCACTCTTTTCTTGCTAGGAGCCTGCGGCGACCTATTGAACCCGGAGCCGGTAGATAGCATCTTAGCCGATAATTTTTGGCAAACCGCCGAACACGCCGAAGCGGGCATCAGTGCAATCTACGACGGAGTAGCTTTTGACAATATGATGAGAAACCTGATCTCATTTACCGTTATTGCTTCGGATGAAGCCCGAAACGTACCCGGTACCAGTGGTGCGCGGCAGCGGATGGAAGACCACCAGTACACGGCACAGCGGCAGGGTAATACCCGCGACCTCTGGCGAAACACCTATCTGAGGATGCAGTGGGCTAACGATGCGTTAGAAAATATCCCGCAAATCAGCGACTCTAGATTAGATGTTAACAATAAGCGAGAAAATTTGCTGGGGGAAGCACATTTCGTAAGAGCCTATCAATATTTTTATCTTACCCGGCTCTACGGACGCGTGCCGCTGGTGTTGGATGTGACCAAAACAGTAGAAGAGGAAGCCGTGAATGTTACCCGAAATTCCTTACCGGAGGTTTTTGATCAAATTATCAGTGACTTGGAGCAAGCCATTGATCTTCTTCCCGAAGAGCAGGAAACCGAGCAGTTTACCCGGATCAGGGCTACCAAAGGCGCAGCCCGGGCACTACTGGCGAAGGTTTACCTGTGGCGCGGACATAAAGATTTTGGAGGCGGAAACGCAGACTTCGAAGAGGCTGCTAGCTTAGCCGAACAAGTGATCTCTAGTTCGCTATATAGCTTAGTAGACGGGGTGAACTATGCAGATATTTTTACCGTGAATGGGCAGCTTACTTCCGAATCTATCTGGGAAATTAGTTTTGAGAACGATGAAGTAAACGGGAATGCCCTTCATAATGAATTCCAGCCCGGACCCATTGGCCGGGTGAGAAACGTACCTACCCAAAAGCTGTTGGATGCGTTTGACGCCCGGCCCGGTGATCTAAGAAGGGCGATCACAATTAAAGAGGTTGATGTACCGGAAGATAACAACAATGAGCTCTTTTATACCGGCAAACACGAACAAGTAGGGCTCGACGATCCTAATGTCGTAGTTCTGAGATTGGCCGACATTATTTTGGTACGGGCGGAGGCACTAAATGAACTAGGACGTACCACCGAAGCCATCGACCTGTTAAATCAAATTCGGACTCGCGCGGGACTTGCTCCGGTCACCGTTTCCTCCCAAGATGAAGTGCGGAATGCCATTCTCGAAGAGAGGTTGGTAGAACTGGCTTTTGAAGGAAAAAGGTGGTACGATCTGAAGCGTCACGATATTGCGGTACAGGAGGTAGAGTCTCTTTCCGAAGAAAACGGCAACACCCATCAGGTGCTATGGCCCGTTCCGCAAGATGATCGGGACCGAAACCCTAACTTGGATCAGAATCCCGGATACCAGTAA
- a CDS encoding twin-arginine translocation signal domain-containing protein, whose protein sequence is MKTIQKTIPEDKSRRSFIKQSALAGALLAIHPYDLLAKRGQVASSHLTAAPAHRYTPVAIVWDAANLMIKDADIAWKMKDSISEQFNKMVAGQVLDRGLPYISEILTIIQGGSGWSEEIHPQVALVAGWLVYRETAKVMNAQDTSPDQILRQDVAVLKHTIGKSSSASPSAADVEDILKLLYHRATFRTHTLTPDTENWNEWVINYMDWYREDRQRMQSLARAWVSGEEASTDFFNPNDELIKIASDYSVSQIRLNESFVEGKGSSAYTQALAQSALALKSLDEFFKGNMSKSAFMQKHEIA, encoded by the coding sequence ATGAAAACAATTCAAAAAACAATACCGGAAGATAAATCCCGCCGATCGTTTATCAAACAGTCTGCATTAGCCGGAGCGTTGCTAGCCATCCACCCTTATGATCTTTTAGCAAAACGCGGACAAGTAGCAAGTAGCCACCTCACTGCTGCGCCGGCTCATCGGTATACTCCGGTAGCAATCGTTTGGGATGCGGCTAACCTGATGATCAAAGACGCAGATATTGCCTGGAAAATGAAAGACTCTATTTCCGAACAGTTCAACAAGATGGTAGCCGGTCAGGTACTGGATCGAGGCCTGCCCTACATTTCAGAAATTTTAACGATCATCCAAGGAGGTAGCGGCTGGAGCGAAGAGATTCACCCTCAGGTGGCCCTTGTCGCCGGATGGCTCGTCTACCGCGAAACTGCCAAGGTGATGAACGCGCAGGATACTAGTCCCGACCAAATTCTTAGGCAAGACGTTGCGGTACTGAAGCATACAATCGGAAAAAGTTCGTCGGCCTCACCCAGTGCAGCCGATGTGGAAGATATTCTTAAGCTGTTGTACCACCGGGCTACTTTTCGCACGCATACCCTTACCCCAGATACCGAAAATTGGAACGAGTGGGTAATTAATTACATGGATTGGTACCGGGAGGATCGCCAGCGTATGCAGTCGCTAGCCCGAGCCTGGGTATCCGGTGAAGAAGCCAGTACGGACTTTTTTAACCCAAATGACGAACTTATAAAAATCGCTAGTGATTATTCAGTTAGTCAGATTCGGTTGAACGAATCGTTTGTCGAGGGGAAAGGAAGCAGCGCGTATACTCAAGCCCTGGCTCAGAGTGCGCTAGCCCTTAAATCGCTGGACGAATTCTTCAAAGGAAATATGTCAAAATCAGCGTTCATGCAAAAACACGAAATAGCTTAA